Part of the Lysobacter enzymogenes genome is shown below.
CCTCGTGGGCGGCCTCCGGTTCGCTAGGCGGCCGTCAGCCGCCGCGGCAACATCTCATGCGGATGTTGCGGAAGCCCTGTCGCCAGGGCTTGCGATCACCAGCGGTAGTGAGCGAACGCGCGGTTCGCTTCCGCCATGCGGTGGGTTTCTTCGCGCTTCTTGATCGCCGCGCCGCGGTTCTCGGAAGCGTCGAGCAGCTCGGCGGCCAGCTTGCGCGGCATCGAGCTTTCGCCGCGCTTGCGCGCGGAGTCGATCAGCCAGCGCATCGCCAGGGCCATGCGGCGCGAGGAGCGCACTTCGACCGGCACCTGGTAGGTGGCGCCGCCGACGCGGCGGGACTTCACTTCGACCGACGGGGAAACGTTGGTCAGCGCCTTTTCGACCAGCTCGAGGGCGTTCGGATTCTTCTCGCCGATGACGTCCATCGCGCCGTAGACGATCTTCTCGGCGACCGACTTCTTGCCGCTCTGCATGACCATATTGATGAAACGCGCGATCGTTTCGCTGCCGTGCTTGGGATCGGGCAGGATCGAACGCTGCGGGGCGGAGCCTTTACGCGACATGGTGCGTACCTATTCTCGTGATTCTTGAACGTGCGTGATTGCGGGTGGCGGCGCCTGCGGCGCGCCGGGCATCGACGCGATTAGGACTTCGGACGCTTGGCGCCGTACTTGGAACGGCCCTGGCGGCGCTTGGCGACGCCGGCGGCGTCGAGCGAGCCGCGCACGGTGTGGTAGCGCACGCCCGGCAGGTCCTTCACGCGGCCGCCGCGGATCAGCACGACCGAGTGCTCCTGCAGGTTGTGGCCTTCGCCGCCGATGTACGAAATGATTTCGTACCCGTTGGTCAGGCGCACCTTGGCGACCTTGCGCAGAGCCGAGTTCGGCTTCTTCGGGGTGGTGGTGTACACGCGGGTGCAGACGCCGCGACGCTGCGGGCAGTTGGCGAGCGCCGGCGAGGTGCTCTTGTACGTGGTCGCCTGCCGCGGCTTGCGGACGAGCTGATTGATGGTTGCCATCTGGAACTCTTGTTTAAGGGCCGGGCGGCCGCTTCGTGAGAAACGAACGGCAAGCCGAAACCACCCGACCTGCCGAGACGAAAAAGTATAGCCCGCGCTTAACGTTTCCGTCAACGCAGGCAGCGCGAACAGGCGAAACCGACACCCGGAGGCGGCAGTTTCGTTTCCTTATTCGATGATCCCGCCCTGCCCTGGGCCGAACACTAGGCACTCCCTGTGCCTAATTTCGTGATCTGGGATTTCGACCCATAGGGTCCAATCCGGTCGGCGAGTCTAGCACGTTTTGCCAGACTTGCCAGCCCCACAGCGACCCGCCGTCCCCGTTCATGCGGGTCCGCGGCAACGGATGGAGCAAAAAAGAGGCGGGCATCGCTGCCCGCCTCGGTAGTGCCGCTTCGGCGCCGGCCCGGCCTGACGGCCGGACCGGAGCGCGAATCGCTTACTCGGCGTCGTCGCCGGCGACCGTCTCGACCGGAGCCGGAGCCTCGACCGCCGCGCTCACCGGACCGGCCAGCGCTTCCATCTCCGAGTCGGTCAGGCCCGACGCGTTCTTGCGGCGCTGGCTGTGGTACGCCAGGCCGGTACCGGCCGGGATCAGGCGACCGACGATCACGTTCTCCTTGAGGCCGCGCAGGTTGTCGCGGGTGCCGCGCACGGCCGCCTCGGTCAACACGCGGGTGGTCTCCTGGAACGAAGCCGCCGAGATGAACGACTCGGTCGCCAGCGAGGCCTTGGTGATGCCGAGCAGGACCGGGTCGTACTTGGCCAGGATCTCGCTGCGGGCCTGCAGACGCACGTTCTCCTCGATCAGGCGCTGACGCTCGACCTGTTCGCCGTTGAGGAACTTGCTGTCGCCGCCGTCGACGATCTCGACCTTGCGCAGCATCTGGCGAACGATCACCTCGATGTGCTTGTCGTTGATCTTCACGCCCTGCAGGCGGTAGACGTCCTGGATTTCCTTGGTCAGGTAGACCGCCAGCGGCTCCACGCCCAGCAGGCGCAGGATGTCCTGCGGGCTCGGCTCGCCGTCCACGACCGTCTCGCCCTTCTCCACGTGCTCGCCTTCGAACACGATGATCTGGCGGTACTTCGGGATCAGCTCTTCGTGCTCCTCGCCGTCCGCCTGCTTGATGATCAGGCGCTGCTTGCCCTTGGTGTCCTTGCCGAAGCTGACGATGCCCGAGACTTCGGCCAGGATCGCCGGATCCTTCGGCTTGCGCGCTTCGAACAAGTCGGCCACGCGCGGCAGACCGCCGGTGATGTCGCGGGTCTTGGACGCTTCCTGCGGGATCTTGGCGACCACGTCGCCGACGCCGACCGGCGCGCCGTCCTGCAGGTTGACGATCGAGCGCGGCGGCAGCAGGTACTGCGCCGGCAGGTCGGTACCCGGGATCGACAGGTCCTTGCCGTTCTTGTCGACGATGCGCACGATCGGACGCAGGTCCTTGCCCTGCGAGCCGCGACGCTTGGGATCGGTGATCTCGCGCGAGGCCAGGCCGGTCAGTTCGTCGGTCTTCTCGATCACGGTCACGCCATCGACGAAGTCGATGAAGCGCACGAAACCGGCGACTTCCGAAACGATCGGGTGGTTGTGCGGATCCCAGTTCGCGACCGTGTTGCCGGCCTTGATCTCGGCGCCATCGCGGAAGTTGATGGTCGCGCCGTACGGGATCTTGTAGCGCTCGCGCTCGCGGCCGTGCGGGTCGAGCACCGACAGTTCGCCCGAACGCGACACCGCGACCAGGTGGCCGCCGGCGTGGGCGACGTGCTTGAGGTTGTTGAACTTCAGCGAACCGGTGGTCTTGACGGTGACGTTGTCGATCGCCGCCGCTCGCGACGCCGCGCCGCCGATGTGGAAGGTACGCATGGTCAGCTGGGTGCCCGGCTCGCCGATCGACTGCGCGGCGACGACGCCGACCGCTTCGCCGTGGTTGACCAGGTGGCCGCGGCCGAGGTCGCGGCCGTAGCAGCGCGCGCACACGCCGAAGCTGCTTTCGCAGGTGATGGTCGAGCGCACCTTGATCGACTGGACGCTGGCGTCCTCGAGCTTCTGCACCCAGGCTTCGTCGAGCAGGGTGTTGCGGGTGACGATCGGTTCCTCGTCGTTGCCCGGCAGGAACACGTCCTCGGCCACGACGCGGCCCAGCACGCGGTCGCGCAGCGGTTCGACCACGTCGCCGCCTTCGACGATCGGGGTCATGGTCAGACCCTCGACGGTGCCGCAGTCGGTTTCGGTGATGACCACGTCCTGGGCGACGTCGACCAGACGGCGGGTCAGGTAACCCGAGTTCGCGGTCTTCAGCGCGGTATCCGCCAGGCCCTTACGGGCGCCGTGGGTCGAGATGAAGTACTGCAGAACGTTCAGGCCTTCGCGGAAGTTCGCGGTGATCGGCGTCTCGATGATCGAGCCGTCCGGACGCGCCATCAGGCCGCGCATGCCGGCGAGCTGACGGATCTGCGCCTGCGAACCGCGCGCGCCGGAGTCGGCCATGATGTAGATCGAGTTCATCGACTTCTGCGGGACCATCTCGCCCTTGGCGTTGGCCACGGTGTCGGTGCCGATCGCGTCCATCATCGCCTTGGCCACGCGCTCGTTGGTGCGCGACCAGATGTCGACGACCTTGTTGTAGCGCTCGCCCGCGGTGACCAGACCGGACTGGTACTGCTGCTGGATTTCCAGCACTTCCGATTCGGCCTCGGCCAGGATGCCCTTCTTCTCGCCCGGGATGATCATGTCGTCGATGCCGATCGACACGCCGGCGCGGGTCGCGTAACCGAAGCCGGTGTACATCAGGCGGTCGGCGAACACGACCGTGTCCTTCAGCCCCAGCATGCGGTAGCAGGAGTTGATCAGGCGGCTGATGTTCTTCTTGGTCAGCTCGGTGTTGGCCAGCGCGTACGGCAGGCCGTCCGGCAGGATCTCGCGCAGCAGCGCGCGGCCGACGGTGGTGTCGACGACCGAGGTCTTCTGCGAGCGGGTGCCGTCTTCGGCGATCACGGTCTCGGTGATGCGGACCTTCACCTTGGCGTGCAGCTGCACGACTCGGTTGTCGTAGGCGCGCTTGACTTCGGCCACGTTGGCGAACGCCATGCCCTCGCCCGCCTTGTTCTCCAGGGCGCGGGTCATGTAGTACAGGCCGAGCACGACGTCCTGCGACGGCACGATGATCGGCTCGCCGTTGGCCGGCGACAGGATGTTGTTCGACGCCATCATCAGCGCGCGCGCTTCCAGCTGGGCCTCGAGGCTCAGCGGGACGTGCACGGCCATCTGGTCGCCGTCGAAGTCGGCGTTGAACGCGGTGCAGACCAGCGGGTGCAGCTGGATCGCCTTGCCTTCGATCAGCACCGGCTCGAACGCCTGGATGCCCAGGCGGTGCAGGGTCGGCGCGCGGTTCAGCAGCACCGGATGCTCGCGGATCACCTCTTCGAGGATGTCCCAGACTTCCGCTTCTTCGCGCTCGACCAGCTTCTTGGCGGCCTTGATCGTGGTGGCCAGGCCGCGGCGCTGCAGCTTGGCGAAGATGAAGGGCTTGAACAGCTCCAGCGCCATCTTCTTCGGCAGGCCGCACTCGTGCAGGCGCAGGGTCGGGCCGACCACGATGACCGAACGGCCCGAGTAGTCCACGCGCTTGCCGAGCAGGTTCTGGCGGAACCGGCCCTGCTTGCCCTTGATCATGTCGGCGAGCGACTTGAGCGGGCGCTTGTTGGTGCCGGTGATGGCGCGGCCGCGGCGGCCGTTGTCCATCAGGGCGTCGACCGATTCCTGCAGCATGCGCTTCTCGTTGCGCACGATGATGTCGGGCGCATTGAGTTCGAGCAGGCGGCGCAGGCGGTTGTTGCGGTTGATGACGCGGCGGTACAGGTCGTTCAGATCCGAGGTCGCGAAGCGGCCGCCTTCCAGCGGCACCAGCGGGCGCAGATCCGGCGGCAGCACCGGCAGCACGGTCATGACCATCCACTCCGGACGGTTGCCGGACTCGAGGAAGGCTTCGACCAGCTTGATCCGCTTGGTCAGGCGCTTGAGCTTGGTCTCGCTGTTGGTCGAGGCGATCTCCTCGCGCAGCTGCAGCATTTCGGCCTGCAGGTCGATGGTGCGCAGCAGGTCGTAGACCGCCTCGGCGCCCATCGCGGCTTCGAAGTCGTCGCCGTGTTCCTGGCGCGCCTGCAGGTACTGCTCCTCGGTGAGCAGGTTGCCGCGTTCCATCGGGGTCAGGCCCGGCTCGGTGACCACGTACGCTTCGAAGTACAGGATGCGCTCGATGTCGCGCAGGGTCATGTCCAGCATCAGGCCGATGCGCGAGGGCAGCGACTTGAGGAACCAGATGTGCGCGACCGGCGACGCCAGGTCGATGTGGCCCATGCGCTCGCGGCGGACCTTGGCCAGGGTGACCTCGGTGCCGCACTTCTCGCACACCACGCCGCGGTGCTTCATGCGCTTGTACTTGCCGCACAGGCACTCGTAGTCCTTGATCGGCCCGAAGATCGCGGCGCAGAACAGGCCGTCGCGCTCGGGCTTGAAGGTACGGTAGTTGATGGTTTCCGGCTTCTTCACTTCGCCGAACGACCACGAACGCACCAGGTCCGGGGAGGCCAGGGCGATCTTGATCGCGTCGAAGTCCAGCGCGGGACGCTGCTGGTTGAAGAGATTGAGCAAGTCTTTCATTTCTTTACTCCAATCGGAGGAATTCGGCAGGCGGGGAGCAACAGCGGGGAAAGAAGCGGGGATGGGGGATGGGGAACTGCGGGTAGCGCCAGGCGCCGGATTCCCTCAGTCCCCTAACCCCGATCCCTAATCCCGCTCTTAGTTCTCTTCCAGCTCCATGTTGATAGCCAGCGAACGGATTTCCTTGACCAACACGTTGAACGATTCCGGCATGCCGGCGACCATTTCGTACTCGCCGTCGACGATGTTCTTGTACATCTGGTTGCGGCCCTGCACGTCGTCGGACTTCACCGTCAGCATTTCCTGCAGGGTGTAGGCCGCGCCGTAGGCTTCCAGCGCCCAGACTTCCATTTCGCCGAAACGCTGGCCGCCGAACTGCGCCTTGCCGCCCAGCGGCTGCTGGGTGACGAGCGAGTACGGACCGGTCGAGCGCGCGTGCATCTTGTCGTCGACCAGGTGGTTCAGCTTCAGCATGTGCATGTAGCCGATGGTCACCGGACGCTCGAACGCCTCGCCGGTACGGCCGTCGTGCAGCACGGTCTGGCCGCTGCTCGGCAGGTCGGCGAGTTCGAGCATGCGCTTGATCTCCGACTCGGCCGCGCCGTCGAACACCGGCGTCGCCATCGGCACGCCGTCGGTCAGATTGCGGGCCAGACGCAGCAGTTCCTCATCGGTGAACTGCTTCAGGTCGACGCGCTGGCCGTGCACCTTGGTGTCGTGGTTGTAGACGTCGTCGAGGAATTTGCGCAGGTCGGCGATCTTCTGCTGCGCCTCCAGCATGCGCTGGATCTTCTGGCCCAGGCCCTTGGCGGCCCAGCCCAGATGCACTTCGAGGATCTGGCCGATGTTCATACGCGACGGCACGCCGAGCGGGTTCAGCACGATGTCGACGGTCTGGCCGTCGGCCGCGTACGGCATGTCCTCGACCGGAACGATGGTCGAGACCACGCCCTTGTTGCCGTGACGGCCGGCCATCTTGTCGCCCGGCTGGATGCGGCGCTTGACCGCCAGGAACACCTTGACCGTCTTGAGGATGCCCGGAGCCAGGTCGTCGCCCTGGGTGATCTTGGCGCGCTTGTCGGCGAAACGGCGTTCGAATTCCTTGGCGTGAACGTCGATCTGCTTCTGCGCGCGCTCGATCGCCTCGATCGCTTCCTCGTCCTTCATGCGCAGGGTGAACCAGTCGGTGCGCTTGAGGCCGTCGAGCACCAGCGAGGTGACGGTGTCGCCCTTCTTCAGGCTGGCGCCGCCGTTGGCGACCTTGCCGATCAGCTGCGAACGCAGGCGGTCGTAGATCGCCGCTTCGAGGATGCGGAACTGGTCGTCGAAGTCCTTCTTGACCCGGCGGATTTCCGACTCTTCGATCTGGCGGGCGCGCTTGTCCTTCTCGATGCCGTCGCGGGTGAAGACCTGCACGTCGATGACGGTGCCGTCCATGCCCGGCGGCACGCGCAGCGAGCTGTCCTTAACGTCGGAGGCCTTCTCGCCGAAGATCGCGCGCAGCAGCTTCTCTTCCGGAGTCAGCTGCGATTCGCCCTTCGGTGTGACCTTGCCGACCAGGATGTCGCCGGCGCGGACTTCGGCGCCGATGTACACCACGCCCGACTCGTCGAGGCGGTTCAGCGCCTGCTCGGAGACGTTCGGGATGTCGGCGGAGATTTCCTCCGGCCCCAGCTTGGTGTCGCGCGCCGAACAGGTCAGCTCCTCGATGTGGATCGTGGTGTAGCGATCCTCCTCGACCACGCGCTCGGAGAGCAGGATCGAGTCTTCGAAGTTGTAGCCGTTCCACGGCATGAACGCGACCAGCATGTTCTGGCCGAGCGCGAGCTCGCCGATGTCGGTCGAGGGACCGTCGGCCAGCACGTCGCCGCGCGCGATCACGTCGCCCACCTTCACCAGCGGACGCTGGTTGATGCAGGTGTTCTGGTTCGAGCGGGTGTACTTGATGAGGTTGTAGATGTCCACGCCGGCGTCGGTCACCGCGGAGATTTCCTCCTCGTTGACCTTGACCACGATGCGGCCCGCGTCGACCTGCTCGATCACGCCGCCGCGCAGCGCGTTGACGGTCACGCCCGAGTCGCGCGCCACGGCGCGCTCGATGCCGGTGCCGACCAGCGGCTTCTGCGAACGCAGGGTCGGAACGGCCTGGCGCTGCATGTTCGCGCCCATCAGCGCGCGGTTGGCGTCGTCGTGCTCCAGGAACGGAACCAGCGCGGCCGCGACCGACACGGTCTGCATCGGCGAGACGTCCATGAAGTGGATCTCGCTCGGCGGCTTGAGCAGGGTTTCGCCCTGGAAGCGGCAGGCGACGAACTGGGCGGTGATCATGCCCTTGTCGTCCTGCGGCGCGTTGGCCTGGGCGATGACGTACTCGTTCTCCTCGATCGCCGACAGGAACTCGACGTCCTCGGTGACCTTGCCGTCCACGACCTTGCGGTACGGCGTCTCGAGGAAGCCGTACTTGTTGGTGCGGGCGAACACCGCCAGCGAGTTGATCAGGCCGATGTTGGGGCCTTCAGGCGTTTCGATGGTGCAGACGCGGCCGTAATGGGTCGGGTGCACGTCGCGCACTTCGAAGCCGGCGCGCTCGCGGGTCAGGCCGCCCGGGCCCAGCGCCGAGACGCGGCGCTTGTGGGTGACTTCCGACAGCGGGTTGTTCTGGTCCATGAACTGCGACAGCTGCGAGGAGCCGAAGAACTCCTTGATCGCGGCGGCCACCGGCTTGGCGTTGATCAGCTCCTGCGGGGTCAGGCCTTCGGATTCGGCCATCGACAGGCGCTCCTTGACCGCGCGCTCGACGCGGACCAGGCCGACGCGGAAGGTGTTCTCGGCCATTTCGCCGACCGAACGCACGCGGCGGTTGCCGAGGTGGTCGATGTCGTCGACCACGCCGCGACCGTTGCGGATCTCGGTCAGGGTGCGGATGACGTCGAGGATGTCCGAGGTGTCGCCCAGCTCGTTGCGCAGGCGCGTGGACTCGTCGTCCTTGCGCTCGGCGAAGTACTTCGCGTCGTACAGCACCGAGGCGCCGGTGGTTTCCTTGCGGCCGATGCGGCGGTTGAACTTCATCCGGCCCACGCCCGACAGGTCGTAGCGCTCGAAGGTGAAGAACAGGTTGTGGAACAGGTTCTGCGCGGCGTCCTTGGTCGGCGGCTCGCCGGGACGCATCATGCGGTAGATCTCGACCAGGGCCTCGAGCTGGGTCTTGGTCGGGTCGATGCGCAGGGTGTTGGAGATGTACGGACCGCGGTCGAGGTCGTTGACCCAGATCGTGCCGATCTGGTCGATGCCGGCCTTGCGGAAGGCCTGCAGGTGGTCTTCGTTGATCTCGTCGTTGGCCGAGGCCAGCGGCTCGCCGGTGCGGGTGTCGACGACGTCGTGCGAGAGGATGCGGCCCATCAGGTAGCTGTCCGGCACGGCCAGGGCGGAGATGCCCGACTGTTCCATCTGCTTGACGTGGCGCGCGGTCACGCGCTTGCCGGCTTCGACGATCACGCGGTCGCCGTCAGCCAGATCGAAGTCCAGGGTTTCGCCGCGCAGGCGCTCGGAGACCAGCTCCCACTGCACGCCCTCGG
Proteins encoded:
- the rpsG gene encoding 30S ribosomal protein S7 produces the protein MSRKGSAPQRSILPDPKHGSETIARFINMVMQSGKKSVAEKIVYGAMDVIGEKNPNALELVEKALTNVSPSVEVKSRRVGGATYQVPVEVRSSRRMALAMRWLIDSARKRGESSMPRKLAAELLDASENRGAAIKKREETHRMAEANRAFAHYRW
- the rpsL gene encoding 30S ribosomal protein S12, translated to MATINQLVRKPRQATTYKSTSPALANCPQRRGVCTRVYTTTPKKPNSALRKVAKVRLTNGYEIISYIGGEGHNLQEHSVVLIRGGRVKDLPGVRYHTVRGSLDAAGVAKRRQGRSKYGAKRPKS
- the rpoC gene encoding DNA-directed RNA polymerase subunit beta', with amino-acid sequence MKDLLNLFNQQRPALDFDAIKIALASPDLVRSWSFGEVKKPETINYRTFKPERDGLFCAAIFGPIKDYECLCGKYKRMKHRGVVCEKCGTEVTLAKVRRERMGHIDLASPVAHIWFLKSLPSRIGLMLDMTLRDIERILYFEAYVVTEPGLTPMERGNLLTEEQYLQARQEHGDDFEAAMGAEAVYDLLRTIDLQAEMLQLREEIASTNSETKLKRLTKRIKLVEAFLESGNRPEWMVMTVLPVLPPDLRPLVPLEGGRFATSDLNDLYRRVINRNNRLRRLLELNAPDIIVRNEKRMLQESVDALMDNGRRGRAITGTNKRPLKSLADMIKGKQGRFRQNLLGKRVDYSGRSVIVVGPTLRLHECGLPKKMALELFKPFIFAKLQRRGLATTIKAAKKLVEREEAEVWDILEEVIREHPVLLNRAPTLHRLGIQAFEPVLIEGKAIQLHPLVCTAFNADFDGDQMAVHVPLSLEAQLEARALMMASNNILSPANGEPIIVPSQDVVLGLYYMTRALENKAGEGMAFANVAEVKRAYDNRVVQLHAKVKVRITETVIAEDGTRSQKTSVVDTTVGRALLREILPDGLPYALANTELTKKNISRLINSCYRMLGLKDTVVFADRLMYTGFGYATRAGVSIGIDDMIIPGEKKGILAEAESEVLEIQQQYQSGLVTAGERYNKVVDIWSRTNERVAKAMMDAIGTDTVANAKGEMVPQKSMNSIYIMADSGARGSQAQIRQLAGMRGLMARPDGSIIETPITANFREGLNVLQYFISTHGARKGLADTALKTANSGYLTRRLVDVAQDVVITETDCGTVEGLTMTPIVEGGDVVEPLRDRVLGRVVAEDVFLPGNDEEPIVTRNTLLDEAWVQKLEDASVQSIKVRSTITCESSFGVCARCYGRDLGRGHLVNHGEAVGVVAAQSIGEPGTQLTMRTFHIGGAASRAAAIDNVTVKTTGSLKFNNLKHVAHAGGHLVAVSRSGELSVLDPHGRERERYKIPYGATINFRDGAEIKAGNTVANWDPHNHPIVSEVAGFVRFIDFVDGVTVIEKTDELTGLASREITDPKRRGSQGKDLRPIVRIVDKNGKDLSIPGTDLPAQYLLPPRSIVNLQDGAPVGVGDVVAKIPQEASKTRDITGGLPRVADLFEARKPKDPAILAEVSGIVSFGKDTKGKQRLIIKQADGEEHEELIPKYRQIIVFEGEHVEKGETVVDGEPSPQDILRLLGVEPLAVYLTKEIQDVYRLQGVKINDKHIEVIVRQMLRKVEIVDGGDSKFLNGEQVERQRLIEENVRLQARSEILAKYDPVLLGITKASLATESFISAASFQETTRVLTEAAVRGTRDNLRGLKENVIVGRLIPAGTGLAYHSQRRKNASGLTDSEMEALAGPVSAAVEAPAPVETVAGDDAE
- the rpoB gene encoding DNA-directed RNA polymerase subunit beta, translating into MTTASQNYSFTEKKRIRKDFGKRKSILEVPFLLAIQVDSYREFLQEHTDPAKRADRGLHAALKSVFPISSYSGNAALEYVGYKLGDPVFDERECRNRGLSYGAPLRVTVRLVIYDRESSTKAIKYVKEQEVYMGEIPLMTDNGTFIVNGTERVIVSQLHRSPGVFFDHDRGKTHSSGKLLYSARIIPYRGSWLDFEFDPKDAVFTRIDRRRKLPVTVLLRALGYGNEEMLNKFFEINTFHIMPEGVQWELVSERLRGETLDFDLADGDRVIVEAGKRVTARHVKQMEQSGISALAVPDSYLMGRILSHDVVDTRTGEPLASANDEINEDHLQAFRKAGIDQIGTIWVNDLDRGPYISNTLRIDPTKTQLEALVEIYRMMRPGEPPTKDAAQNLFHNLFFTFERYDLSGVGRMKFNRRIGRKETTGASVLYDAKYFAERKDDESTRLRNELGDTSDILDVIRTLTEIRNGRGVVDDIDHLGNRRVRSVGEMAENTFRVGLVRVERAVKERLSMAESEGLTPQELINAKPVAAAIKEFFGSSQLSQFMDQNNPLSEVTHKRRVSALGPGGLTRERAGFEVRDVHPTHYGRVCTIETPEGPNIGLINSLAVFARTNKYGFLETPYRKVVDGKVTEDVEFLSAIEENEYVIAQANAPQDDKGMITAQFVACRFQGETLLKPPSEIHFMDVSPMQTVSVAAALVPFLEHDDANRALMGANMQRQAVPTLRSQKPLVGTGIERAVARDSGVTVNALRGGVIEQVDAGRIVVKVNEEEISAVTDAGVDIYNLIKYTRSNQNTCINQRPLVKVGDVIARGDVLADGPSTDIGELALGQNMLVAFMPWNGYNFEDSILLSERVVEEDRYTTIHIEELTCSARDTKLGPEEISADIPNVSEQALNRLDESGVVYIGAEVRAGDILVGKVTPKGESQLTPEEKLLRAIFGEKASDVKDSSLRVPPGMDGTVIDVQVFTRDGIEKDKRARQIEESEIRRVKKDFDDQFRILEAAIYDRLRSQLIGKVANGGASLKKGDTVTSLVLDGLKRTDWFTLRMKDEEAIEAIERAQKQIDVHAKEFERRFADKRAKITQGDDLAPGILKTVKVFLAVKRRIQPGDKMAGRHGNKGVVSTIVPVEDMPYAADGQTVDIVLNPLGVPSRMNIGQILEVHLGWAAKGLGQKIQRMLEAQQKIADLRKFLDDVYNHDTKVHGQRVDLKQFTDEELLRLARNLTDGVPMATPVFDGAAESEIKRMLELADLPSSGQTVLHDGRTGEAFERPVTIGYMHMLKLNHLVDDKMHARSTGPYSLVTQQPLGGKAQFGGQRFGEMEVWALEAYGAAYTLQEMLTVKSDDVQGRNQMYKNIVDGEYEMVAGMPESFNVLVKEIRSLAINMELEEN